A portion of the Cryptomeria japonica chromosome 5, Sugi_1.0, whole genome shotgun sequence genome contains these proteins:
- the LOC131063816 gene encoding uncharacterized protein LOC131063816 translates to MAWRYREKKGTLYYAGACRPNPGQASIGYVIKNHSGALLDVYGDLIDPYPLSSNAAHYRALINGLRRASDLGFTHIVACGHLELISDQLNGVCATRKPNMQRYRRKVRKIASSFEDFQAEYISAEDNSHARSLAQDCL, encoded by the exons ATGGCCTGGAGGTACAGGGAAAAGAAAGGCACCCTCTACTATGCAGGAGCATGCAGACCAAATCCTGGCCAGGCCAGCATCGGTTATGTCATAAAAAATCACAGTGGTGCTCTGTTGGATGTGTATGGCGACCTCATTGATCCATATCCGCTTTCCAGTAATGCTGCACATTACAGGGCGCTCATTAATGGCCTCCGCCGTGCTTCCGATCTCGGATTCACACACATTGTGGCCTGCGGTCATCTGGAGCTCATAAGCGACCAG TTAAACGGCGTCTGCGCAACACGAAAACCTAATATGCAAAGGTACCGACGAAAGGTTCGGAAAATCGCCTCATCTTTCGAGGATTTTCAAGCGGAGTATATCTCTGCCGAGGACAACTCACACGCCCGCTCCCTCGCGCAGGATTGTCTGTAG